The following are from one region of the Methanospirillum hungatei genome:
- a CDS encoding type II toxin-antitoxin system VapC family toxin has protein sequence MYYIDANIFIYAAIDNSDKGIWSRDVLQRVENNDISAITSSLTWDEFTYALLRKINRKVAEEYSSFLFDLNGLSFIPVDENIIKSAGYFFSHYKLKPRDAIHYATAYNTGVKNLISEDSDFESIPLMKRIWMEHTWS, from the coding sequence ATGTATTACATCGATGCAAATATCTTCATTTATGCTGCGATAGATAATTCAGATAAAGGGATATGGTCTCGTGATGTCCTTCAAAGAGTTGAAAATAATGATATTTCTGCAATTACATCATCCCTTACCTGGGATGAATTTACCTATGCACTATTAAGAAAAATTAATCGGAAAGTTGCTGAAGAATATTCATCCTTTCTCTTTGACTTGAATGGATTATCATTCATCCCGGTTGATGAAAATATTATTAAATCAGCCGGATATTTTTTCTCCCACTATAAATTAAAGCCACGTGATGCCATACACTATGCTACAGCCTATAATACTGGTGTGAAAAACTTGATTTCTGAAGATTCAGATTTTGAATCAATTCCATTGATGAAAAGAATTTGGATGGAACATACCTGGAGTTAA
- a CDS encoding AbrB/MazE/SpoVT family DNA-binding domain-containing protein has translation MITIFTIDMETVISENEDIIIPREIWKKAEFSPGDHVMISVIQGKIIIVPEKLTVVSKFKALAEKVQINDYQSDKQYDLELQERLGL, from the coding sequence ATGATTACAATATTTACGATAGACATGGAAACGGTAATTTCGGAAAATGAGGATATAATCATTCCACGGGAAATATGGAAAAAAGCGGAGTTTTCACCAGGTGATCATGTTATGATATCAGTTATCCAGGGGAAAATAATAATCGTGCCTGAAAAATTGACAGTTGTGTCAAAATTTAAAGCTCTTGCTGAAAAAGTCCAGATCAATGATTATCAATCTGATAAACAATATGATTTAGAATTACAGGAACGATTAGGTCTATAA
- a CDS encoding GNAT family N-acetyltransferase, protein MNDSTDLTLRTLTPNENIPYSLLLLADETKEAIDTYIHQSVIYVLEHEGEMIAVCAVARISDSAMEIKNIAVREDWQNKGVGYRFLLDIIHKVREQGCSELIIATADCGHKQLYLYQKAGFQPDRVIPDYFIQNYPEPIFENGIQLKDQVILKMIL, encoded by the coding sequence ATGAATGACAGTACAGATCTGACACTTCGGACACTCACACCAAACGAAAATATTCCGTATTCACTCCTTTTACTTGCAGATGAGACAAAAGAGGCTATTGATACATATATTCACCAGTCAGTGATCTATGTTCTGGAGCATGAAGGTGAAATGATAGCCGTTTGTGCCGTGGCCAGGATCAGCGATTCGGCAATGGAGATAAAAAACATCGCAGTACGAGAAGATTGGCAAAATAAAGGTGTCGGGTACCGATTCTTACTGGATATCATACATAAGGTTCGGGAACAGGGATGTTCAGAACTTATCATCGCGACTGCTGATTGCGGTCATAAGCAGTTATACCTGTATCAAAAAGCAGGGTTTCAGCCAGACAGGGTAATACCAGATTATTTTATCCAAAACTATCCAGAGCCCATATTTGAAAATGGAATACAACTCAAAGACCAGGTTATTCTGAAAATGATCCTTTGA
- a CDS encoding GNAT family N-acetyltransferase, giving the protein MEEIEIINFTPETIGNYGVCGYKDVHKHEELVRKIAWYSKYYPEGLRIKGLFSKTDGYQGMIEYMPGKIAHRPVDANGYLFIQCVFVGFKKEYKGKGYGERLIRECMKEAREGSYTGVAVVTRKGSFMATKDIFLKLGFSVVDTAPPDFELLAYRFDTDAPEPKFQSGLDGRAAEYPEGLTIIRSAQCPYSVKNVNAIIKTAKEKYNLNPVLIDLDTPTAVQHSPCAFGTFCILYNGTVISHHPISNGRFENIMKKLIS; this is encoded by the coding sequence ATGGAAGAAATCGAAATCATCAATTTTACTCCTGAAACTATCGGCAATTACGGCGTTTGTGGATACAAAGACGTACACAAACACGAAGAACTTGTCAGAAAAATTGCATGGTACTCAAAATACTATCCGGAAGGACTCCGGATAAAAGGACTATTCTCTAAAACCGATGGGTACCAGGGTATGATAGAGTATATGCCAGGAAAAATTGCTCACCGGCCCGTTGACGCAAACGGGTATCTCTTCATCCAGTGTGTTTTTGTCGGCTTTAAGAAGGAATACAAGGGCAAAGGATATGGAGAACGACTCATCCGTGAATGTATGAAAGAGGCTCGAGAGGGATCATATACAGGGGTTGCTGTTGTCACCCGGAAGGGATCGTTCATGGCAACCAAGGATATCTTTCTGAAACTTGGATTCTCAGTGGTTGATACAGCCCCACCGGACTTTGAACTGCTTGCATACCGGTTTGACACCGATGCACCAGAGCCGAAATTTCAATCAGGTCTGGACGGGCGGGCAGCAGAATACCCGGAAGGTCTTACGATTATCAGGTCAGCCCAATGCCCATACTCGGTGAAAAATGTGAACGCCATCATCAAAACCGCGAAAGAAAAATACAATCTGAATCCGGTTCTGATTGATCTTGATACACCAACAGCAGTACAGCATTCCCCCTGTGCCTTTGGCACGTTCTGTATTCTCTACAATGGGACGGTGATAAGCCATCATCCCATCAGCAACGGCCGGTTTGAAAATATTATGAAAAAACTCATCTCCTGA
- a CDS encoding type IV pilin: protein MYKKDDAVSPVIGVILMVAITVILAAVIAAFVFGMAGNVSKTKNVAVVADSPTTSDIVVTYHGGQDADEVEDIIITWLDNQGTSSLGSTVGKSVRYTGGSTGKDHVTAVATFADGTSQVVLDTYV from the coding sequence ATGTACAAAAAAGATGATGCAGTATCACCGGTTATTGGTGTTATCCTGATGGTGGCGATCACCGTTATCCTTGCTGCAGTAATTGCAGCGTTCGTATTCGGAATGGCAGGGAACGTTAGTAAGACAAAAAATGTTGCAGTAGTAGCAGATTCACCAACAACAAGTGATATTGTTGTGACATATCATGGTGGCCAGGACGCTGATGAAGTTGAAGATATTATTATTACTTGGTTAGATAACCAAGGGACAAGTTCATTAGGAAGCACAGTTGGTAAATCTGTGAGATATACTGGGGGTTCAACTGGAAAAGACCATGTAACTGCTGTTGCTACATTTGCAGATGGAACTTCACAAGTTGTTTTAGACACATACGTATAA